ACGACCGAAGGTCACCCAAGAATCTAAGGCTACCCAGCGAAAtcagaaataaaatgatattgagTCTAAGTTCAATACATAACATATTCTTGTATTAGgcagaaaagaaaatcctAGACAACTAGATCAAGCGAAAATCCTTGAATACACCATATTCAGTTTTCCTGGCAAAAGTGATGCAATCATCCAAAACCTTCTGCCAGTCATATTGATACTGAAAACCCTTTTCAGCAAGCAGATTAGACCCCCACTTGGTTTCATATTTAGGACATTCAAAGTGCCTGCAGAAAGTAGAAAGTCGGAAACAGCAAAAATCATATATGTCTTCTCAGATTGTTCTTAGCCTGCTGGGAAACAAGAATTCTGAAATCAATAATGCTTTGCAATATCCACAACTTACTCTTTCTTGATGCTGAACTCAGGATATTTCTGCTGGTAGTAGCTGGCAATTTCTGCAGTCGAGATATAGCCGTTGGCGCAAAGGAATCGGCCATTCATTGAAGCTTCTTTCATGCAGAAGATGTGGCAATTGCATACATCCTCAACGTGAACAACTGGGATTTTTGCAAGCAGCTCTTGTAAGAACTTGAGTGAGTTTAGGGCAAGTTCGTCGTTTGTGATCTGTGCCAAGAACACCGTTAAGCTTCCAGATAAATATGGCATAAGAGCTTCTCCACC
The genomic region above belongs to Sesamum indicum cultivar Zhongzhi No. 13 unplaced genomic scaffold, S_indicum_v1.0 C01261, whole genome shotgun sequence and contains:
- the LOC105155278 gene encoding anthocyanidin reductase ((2S)-flavan-3-ol-forming)-like, producing MAASPLKDDGSGFKEFMDETCWTPLNFSILYSNDFVEEYTRAKTLAEKEILSFGSEKNAGEMEVVTLLCGLVGGEALMPYLSGSLTVFLAQITNDELALNSLKFLQELLAKIPVVHVEDVCNCHIFCMKEASMNGRFLCANGYISTAEIASYYQQKYPEFSIKKEHFECPKYETKWGSNLLAEKGFQYQYDWQKVLDDCITFARKTEYGVFKDFRLI